From the Polaribacter tangerinus genome, the window TTCAGTTTTGGCTTAGATAGAGCCAACGACTATTTATTTGAATTAGGCTATTATGGTCGCTCAGAATCTACCGGTATTTTTAGTCAACAATTCATCATTACAGAAGGAGGATTTAAATCGGTACTACCAAAAAGATTTGCAAACCAATATATGTTGTCTTTAAACTCTAGCATTGGGCTGTGGAAATGGGTAGAGTTTTATAATGGAGTTGCCTTTTTAAAGAGTAAAAATGAAAAAGTTTTTTTTGGTTACGAAAACGGTATTCGACTTAATTTTATTCATAATATTTTCGAGCTATACTTTCCCCTACACTCCAACAACGGATGGGAAATTTCACAACAATCGTATTATCAAAAAATACGATTTACTTTTACCGGTGATTTTAACAGAGTGTATAACTTTTTTAGAAGAGGCTTTTTTTAGAAATTACTAAACAACAATTTTAGTACTCAAATTATTTCTTTTTCTATTTAAAAATTATGTATTTCATAAAATAAACTTTAAAAAAGCTGTTTTTATTACGATATTTTTAATATAAATTTATATTTCTAAATATCAACTAAAAAAACTACCTTTGCAAAATATAAACCCCAGATAAAAATGCTACAAAAAACACGTTCACAAAATACAAAAGAACTCTCTTTTGAAGATTTTAAGGCAGAAGTTTTAAACGATTATAAGATTGCGAAAATAAGTAGAGAATGTAGTTTACTTGGTAGAAGAGAAGTTTTAACCGGTAAAGCAAAATTTGGTATTTTCGGAGATGGCAAAGAGGTGCCACAATTAGCTATGGCAAAAGCTTTTAAAAAAGGTGATTTCCGATCTGGTTACTACAGAGACCAAACCTTTATGATGGCCATAGGAGAGCTAACTGCTCAACAATTTTTTGCAGGCTTATATGCACACACAAATATCGACCTAGAACCGATGTCTGCTGGGAGACAAATGGGTGGTCACTTTGCCACACATAGCCTTCATGAAGATGGCAACTGGAAAAACCTAACTGAACAATACAATTCTAGTTCAGACATTTCACCAACAGCAGGTCAAATGCCAAGATTACTAGGACTTGCACAAGCCTCTAAAGTATACAGAAATGAGAAAAGCGTTCAGAAAAACACCAATTTTTCTGTAAATGGTAATGAAGTAGCTTGGGGTACTATTGGAAACGCAAGTACTAGTGAAGGCTTGTTTTTCGAAACTATAAACGCTGCAGGAGTTTTACAAGTACCTATGGTAATGAGTGTTTGGGATGATGAATATGGAATTTCTGTTCACGCAAAACACCAAACTACCAAAGAAAGTATCTCTGAAATTTTGAAGGGTTTTCAAAGAGATAACGAAAAAAATGGATATGAAATTTTCGTAGTTAACGGATGGGATTATGTACAACTAATAGATATTTACAACAAAGCTGCTAAAATAGCCAGAGAAGAACATGTACCTGTACTAATTCATGTAAAAGAATTAACGCAACCTCAAGGCCACTCTACCTCTGGTTCTCATGAAAGATACAAAGACAAAGAAAGACTTTTATGGGAAAAAGAGCATGACTGTATTGCTCAAATGCGAAAATGGATTTTAGATTTTGAACTCCCAACTGAAGATGGTAAAATACTTCGTTTTGTAAATTCTGAAGAAGAAATCATCTTACTGGAAAAAGAAGCTAAAAAAATAGTTACTTCTGCAAAAAGAAATGCCTGGAATGCCTATACAAACGAAATAAAACAAGAGGTTTCTGTGGCAGTAGATTTATTAGATAAAATAGCTGCAAAAAGTAAAAACGGTGCTTTTATAACCAAATATAAAAACGATTTAGAAAATATTCTCGAACCTATAAGAAAAGAAGTATTAATTGCTGTGAGAAAATCTCTTAGATACTTAAACGAGGAGGATTTTCCAGAAAAAACAGCATTACAAAACTTTATAAAAACATCATTAGAAAATGCTGCTTACAAATATTCCTCTTACTTAATGAGTGAAAATGAACTAAGTGCACTTTCCATACAAGAAAAAAAACCAACTTATCAGCAAGAAAAAAAGCTTGTAGATGCTAGAATTGTTATGCGCGACAATTTTGATGCCTTACTAAAAAAACATCCAGAGCTACTTATTTTTGGTGAAGATGCTGGTTATATTGGCGATGTAAACCAAGGATTAGAAGGGCTACAAGAAAAGTATGGAAACATTAGAATTTCTGACACAGGAATAAGAGAAGCTACCATAGTAGGGCAAGGAATAGGAATGGCAATGAGAGGTCTAAGACCTATTGCAGAAATTCAATATTTAGACTATCTATTATATGCTTTGCAAATAATGAGTGATGATTTAGCAACGCTGCACTATCGAACTTTCGGCAAACAGAAAGCACCTTTAATTATTAGAACGCGTGGCCATCGTTTAGAAGGTATTTGGCACGCTGGATCTCCAATGGGAGGTATTATAAACAATGTAAGAGGGATGCATGTTTTGGTTCCAAGAAACATGACCAAAGCTGCTGGCTTTTATAATACTTTATTAGAAGGTGACGAACCTGCTTTGGTTATAGAATGCTTAAACGGTTATCGATTAAAAGAAGAGCTACCCAACAACCTAGGCGATTTTAAAACACCTATTGGGGTTGTAGAAACAATTAAAAATGGGACCGATATTACGGTAATTTCTTACGGTTCTACGCTAAGAATTGTAAGCGATACAGCTAAAGAACTTCAACAAGTTGGTATTGATGTAGAAATTATTGATGCTCAAAGCCTTTTGCCTTTCGATTTAAAACACGACTGTGTAAAAAGCTTAACCAAAACCAACAAATTATTAATTGTAGATGAAGACGTTCCAGGTGGTGCTTCTGCGTTTATTTTACAAGAAATAGTTGAAAAACAAAATGGATATCAGTATTTAGATAGCAAGCCAGCTACATTAAGTGCCAAAGCTCACAGACCTGCTTATGGCACGGATGGCGACTACTTTTCGAAACCATCGGCTGAAGATATTTTTGAAAAAATATATGCTATAATGCATGAATCTAATCCACAAAAATATAAAAGCTTATATTAACTGTTGATTATTGCACAGTTATACAAAAAAAGGCTTTCAAGAATATTCTAGAAAGCCTTTTTTTAACACTATTATTGATTTCTTTTTAACTGAATTTTAATATTTTAGTAGCATAATAACAATTTATATAATTATGAAAAAATTAATGCTTCTAACCTTTCTTTTTGTGTTCTCAATTCCTACGGAAACAACTGCACAATTTTGGAAAAAAAAGACTAAAAAAGAAACACAAAATTCACCAAAACAGAAACCGAAAAAAACAAAAGGATATAGCGATTTCGTAAAAAAAGATACAAAAACAGATAACGGACTTTTTAAAGTTCATGAAAATAAAGACAGTTTCATCTATGAAATTCCTAAAAACTATCTTGGCAAAGAAATGTTATTAGTAACTAGACTTAAAGAACTGCCTGCCGATTTAGGTGGTGGATATGTAAATGCAGGATCTAAGATAAATACACAAGTTATTGTTTGGGAATCATTTAAAAACAAAGTCCTATTAAAAGTAAAATCATACAATGCAGTAGCCAACGATTCTTTACCAATTTACAAATCTGTAAAAGCAAATAATTTAGAGCCTGTAATTTATGCTTTTGATATTAAGGCACAAAACACCGACTCTACTGCTGTTTTAATTGATGTAACAAAATTTTTCTCTACAGATGTAAAAGCCATTTCTGGACTACCCTCTTATTTTAGAAGCAGATACAAAGTAAGGCGTTTAGATGCTTCAAGAAGCTTTATAAATAGTATAAAAAGCTACCCAAAAAATATAGAGGTAATTCAAGATTTTTCATTTGATGCAGATGCACCACCTAGCAATGCAAGTACAAATACCATAACACTTCGCGTAAATCAATCGATGATTTTACTTCCAGAAAACCCAATGATGCCAAGGTTTTCTGACAAAAGAGTTGGGTATTTCTCAATTGGAAATGTAGACTACAGCTCAGAAGAACTTAAAGCAGACAGTAAAAGATATATAAGACGCTGGCGATTAGAACCAAAAGATTTGGCCGCCTATAATCGTGGTGAATTGGTAGAACCAATAAAGCCGATTATTTACTATTTAGACCCAGCTACACCAAAAAAACTAAGAAAATACATACAACAAGGTGTAAACGATTGGCAAAAAGTTTTTGAAACTGCTGGTTTTAAAAATGCAATTATGGCAAAAATGCCTCCAACTAAAGAAGAGGATCCAGAATTTAGCATGGAAGACATTCGTTACTCCTCGATCAGATATGTGGCAAGCACAACAAGAAATGCTACAGGGCCAAGTGTTTCTGACCCAAGAACAGGAGAAATTTTAGAAAGTGATATTATTTGGTATCACAATCATTTACGCTCATACAGAAATCGCTATTTACTTGAAACCGGAGCTGCCAACCCATCTGCAAGAACATTAAACACTCCTGATGAAGAAATCGGAGATATGATGCGTATGGTAATTGCACACGAAGTTGGCCATGCGCTTGGCTTACCTCATAACATGGCTGCAAGTTTTGCCTATGACACCGAAAATCTAAGAGATGGAGATTTTACTCAAAAAAATGGAATTGCAGCTACTATTATGGATTATGCAAGATATAATTATGTGGCACAACCAGGCGACAAAAACATTCGCTTTATTAGACAATTGGGGCCCTACGACCACTATGCTATAAACTGGGGATATAGAAAAATACCAAACGTAACTTCACCTGAAGATGAGGTTAAAACATTAGATGCATGGATAGAAGAAAAAGGAGACAACCCAATATATCGATTTGGAGCACAACGCTTCGACCCTTCTGCACAAACGGAAGGAATTGGTAACAACCAAATTAAATCTAGTACATATGGTGTTAAAAACTTAAAAATTGTTGCTGAAAATTTACCAAATTGGACGTCTTCTCAAACCAATAATTATGAGGACTTAGATGAATTGTATGGTGAATTATTAAGTGTTTGGGGGCGTTATTCTGGTCACGTTGCAGGTAATATTGGTGGGGTTTATGAGTTTAATAAAAAACCAACTCAAAAGGGCAATGTATATGTTCCTGTTTCTAGAGAACGACAAACTAAATCGATGAAATGGCTTCATGAAAACGTTTTTGAAACACAAAATTGGTTATTAGACAAAAATATATTAAATAAAATCGACGAAAGTGGTTATACCAAGCTTCTTGCAAACTATCAAAATAGATTTTTAAGAACTTTATTAAATACTTCTACTTTAGAAAGAATGATAAACTCTAAGATTATCGACAATAATACCTACACTGTATTAGAAATGATAAATCAACTTAATGAAGGAATATTTTCTGAAGCAAAAAGCTCGAAAAACGTAGATTTATATAGAAGAAACTTGCAAAAATCTCTTATTGCAAGTTTAGAGAGTTTGCTTAAAAACACAAGTTTAATGAATACTGATATTCCTTCTATAGTTCGTGGGGAATTATCCGATTTAGAAAATCAATTGAAAAGAGCCAGTAAAAAATCGGTTAATAAAATAACAAAATACCACTATAAAGATTTAACTGATAGAATTGGTAAAATTCTAAATCCAAACTAATAAACTAGCTAAAGTTTAAGACCTCACAGATTTCTGTGAGGTTTTTTTATGACTTTAAAAAACGAAGTCCTACAGCACAAGATAAACAACGCTTTTTATCACAATAGTTATTTTTAAGCTCTAATAATGCTTGAGTATCAAAAGCATTATCTACCGGAACTTCTAGTCTCATAAATTTACTTATAATGGTGTTTTTTTCTGGTTTTATTGCTTTCAAAATAGAAAGTGAAACGTGGTCTAACATAACTCCTTTTTTTCTTTGATATAAAAATTTTAATGGAATTATGGTATTTACTAATAATAAATCTACAAAATCATTGGTTAACTTTTTGGAAGTTTTTTTTGAGTTTGATTCAAAATTAAAATGTGTTTTCCAAAAAGGGGCAACATCAATACTAAAAAAAGTATAATAATCATTCAATTTTTCTAAGTTCATCAACTTAGAAAATAAATTTTGATGCTTAGAAAATAAGCTAGCCAATTGCGCAATTCGTAGGGTAGGAAAATTACTTGGGCGCATTCTAAAAAAAGAAAAACTGTGTATTGGTAAGGGTAATAAATTGAATTTTTTTCTTAAAAAAAGGTATTCAGTCTTTAGCTCTTTAAAGTATTCATTTTCAATATTTCGCTCTAAAAAACCAGCCTGACCAAAGAGTAATGCAGATAAATGTTGCTGATTAGATGACACTTTTTTGAGTACTGAATAATCAAATGAATTGGCAAGATTTAAAAAAGCATCTGCATTTACTTTTAAACCGAAGTTTTTTGCTAATAATTGAAATAAAACTGCTTCGAAATTTTCGTTTGAAGCTCGTAAAAGTGAATTTATTTCATTAGATTTTCTTTGTAGTCTTTCAAAAAACAATCTTTCTTTCCAATTGCTAAATTCAAAAGTCTCAATTTGTGAAATTGCTTTGTTACATGGAATCCAGCTTTTTGTTTTAGTAGATAAATCCATATAATTTGACAATACATTTTTATCAACAATATCCTTTAATATGACGGTAGGTAGTAATGAATTATTTTTAGTATAAATATTGGCATCGTGTTCCCAAACAACATGTAAAATTACAGCATCGTAATTGGCATCACTTTCATGTTTATGTAAATACCAATCTGAAGATTTAAGATGTATCTCTACATTTCCTATCCATAAATGTTTGTTAATTCTTATATGTGCATTCAAAAAATCGGGTCCTGCATTAAAATTATGACTTCCCGACTTAATTATTTGCACATTTTCGTCTAGGGTTGATTTTACGTTTAAAACAGAAAATAATTTATATTTCCACAAATAATGTAAAAAATCTTCACTCATAGCTTTTTTTATCAAGGTACAAAAAAATTGATACCTACATCGATATATACAATTATACCTCTTTAAAAAGCAAGAATAATACCTTATTTTTGCAGCTCTAAATTAAAGAAATGAATATTATAGAAAGTTTAAAATGGCGGTATGCTGTAAAAAAATTCGATGCTGAAAAAAAACTTACAGAATCTCAAATTCTTACCTTAAAAGAAGCTTTTAATTTAACAGCTACTTCTTATGGTTTACAGCCTTTAAAAATGCTGGTAATAAACAATAAGAGTATTCAAGAAAAATTATTACCATTTTCTTTTAATCAACAACAAATAGTTCAGGCTTCTCATTTATTGGTTATTTGTGTTCAAGAAAATTACACAACTTCAGAAGTAGAAAAGTACTTTAACTTACTACAGAAAGTTCGAAAAACACCGGTTGCAGTTATACAACCGTTCAAAGATTTTTTAACCCAAGAAATAGCAAAAAAAACACAAGATGAATTATTTATTTGGAATAAAAATCAGGCATACATAGCACTAGGGAATTTAATGACAGTTTGTGCTTCGCAAAAGA encodes:
- a CDS encoding alpha-ketoacid dehydrogenase subunit alpha/beta, producing the protein MLQKTRSQNTKELSFEDFKAEVLNDYKIAKISRECSLLGRREVLTGKAKFGIFGDGKEVPQLAMAKAFKKGDFRSGYYRDQTFMMAIGELTAQQFFAGLYAHTNIDLEPMSAGRQMGGHFATHSLHEDGNWKNLTEQYNSSSDISPTAGQMPRLLGLAQASKVYRNEKSVQKNTNFSVNGNEVAWGTIGNASTSEGLFFETINAAGVLQVPMVMSVWDDEYGISVHAKHQTTKESISEILKGFQRDNEKNGYEIFVVNGWDYVQLIDIYNKAAKIAREEHVPVLIHVKELTQPQGHSTSGSHERYKDKERLLWEKEHDCIAQMRKWILDFELPTEDGKILRFVNSEEEIILLEKEAKKIVTSAKRNAWNAYTNEIKQEVSVAVDLLDKIAAKSKNGAFITKYKNDLENILEPIRKEVLIAVRKSLRYLNEEDFPEKTALQNFIKTSLENAAYKYSSYLMSENELSALSIQEKKPTYQQEKKLVDARIVMRDNFDALLKKHPELLIFGEDAGYIGDVNQGLEGLQEKYGNIRISDTGIREATIVGQGIGMAMRGLRPIAEIQYLDYLLYALQIMSDDLATLHYRTFGKQKAPLIIRTRGHRLEGIWHAGSPMGGIINNVRGMHVLVPRNMTKAAGFYNTLLEGDEPALVIECLNGYRLKEELPNNLGDFKTPIGVVETIKNGTDITVISYGSTLRIVSDTAKELQQVGIDVEIIDAQSLLPFDLKHDCVKSLTKTNKLLIVDEDVPGGASAFILQEIVEKQNGYQYLDSKPATLSAKAHRPAYGTDGDYFSKPSAEDIFEKIYAIMHESNPQKYKSLY
- a CDS encoding zinc-dependent metalloprotease, which translates into the protein MKKLMLLTFLFVFSIPTETTAQFWKKKTKKETQNSPKQKPKKTKGYSDFVKKDTKTDNGLFKVHENKDSFIYEIPKNYLGKEMLLVTRLKELPADLGGGYVNAGSKINTQVIVWESFKNKVLLKVKSYNAVANDSLPIYKSVKANNLEPVIYAFDIKAQNTDSTAVLIDVTKFFSTDVKAISGLPSYFRSRYKVRRLDASRSFINSIKSYPKNIEVIQDFSFDADAPPSNASTNTITLRVNQSMILLPENPMMPRFSDKRVGYFSIGNVDYSSEELKADSKRYIRRWRLEPKDLAAYNRGELVEPIKPIIYYLDPATPKKLRKYIQQGVNDWQKVFETAGFKNAIMAKMPPTKEEDPEFSMEDIRYSSIRYVASTTRNATGPSVSDPRTGEILESDIIWYHNHLRSYRNRYLLETGAANPSARTLNTPDEEIGDMMRMVIAHEVGHALGLPHNMAASFAYDTENLRDGDFTQKNGIAATIMDYARYNYVAQPGDKNIRFIRQLGPYDHYAINWGYRKIPNVTSPEDEVKTLDAWIEEKGDNPIYRFGAQRFDPSAQTEGIGNNQIKSSTYGVKNLKIVAENLPNWTSSQTNNYEDLDELYGELLSVWGRYSGHVAGNIGGVYEFNKKPTQKGNVYVPVSRERQTKSMKWLHENVFETQNWLLDKNILNKIDESGYTKLLANYQNRFLRTLLNTSTLERMINSKIIDNNTYTVLEMINQLNEGIFSEAKSSKNVDLYRRNLQKSLIASLESLLKNTSLMNTDIPSIVRGELSDLENQLKRASKKSVNKITKYHYKDLTDRIGKILNPN
- a CDS encoding DUF2851 family protein, encoding MSEDFLHYLWKYKLFSVLNVKSTLDENVQIIKSGSHNFNAGPDFLNAHIRINKHLWIGNVEIHLKSSDWYLHKHESDANYDAVILHVVWEHDANIYTKNNSLLPTVILKDIVDKNVLSNYMDLSTKTKSWIPCNKAISQIETFEFSNWKERLFFERLQRKSNEINSLLRASNENFEAVLFQLLAKNFGLKVNADAFLNLANSFDYSVLKKVSSNQQHLSALLFGQAGFLERNIENEYFKELKTEYLFLRKKFNLLPLPIHSFSFFRMRPSNFPTLRIAQLASLFSKHQNLFSKLMNLEKLNDYYTFFSIDVAPFWKTHFNFESNSKKTSKKLTNDFVDLLLVNTIIPLKFLYQRKKGVMLDHVSLSILKAIKPEKNTIISKFMRLEVPVDNAFDTQALLELKNNYCDKKRCLSCAVGLRFLKS
- a CDS encoding NAD(P)H-dependent oxidoreductase, which gives rise to MNIIESLKWRYAVKKFDAEKKLTESQILTLKEAFNLTATSYGLQPLKMLVINNKSIQEKLLPFSFNQQQIVQASHLLVICVQENYTTSEVEKYFNLLQKVRKTPVAVIQPFKDFLTQEIAKKTQDELFIWNKNQAYIALGNLMTVCASQKIDACPMEGFLPEKYAEVLDLKSKNLKAVLVLPVGFRAEDDFMKDLSKIRKELSETIIEITQ